A stretch of the Vigna radiata var. radiata cultivar VC1973A chromosome 9, Vradiata_ver6, whole genome shotgun sequence genome encodes the following:
- the LOC106773831 gene encoding uncharacterized protein LOC106773831, with translation MESTKEKSGILEQIIPPRLEDAGLEDPALPPESIHQAFLQAAAAVKSRAASIFSSAVDSEDEDDGCVKDPWSTAKEGSDVVVGIDTDKEPPGSCIVDRGVEGGADEVRVAGGGGDGADEVVVAGEGKLDEDVGACVDELQGLNIEDVKKDGEVREEKDEENKKPTLVEGYA, from the coding sequence ATGGAGTCTACCAAAGAAAAATCTGGAATTCTTGAACAGATCATACCTCCTCGATTAGAAGACGCTGGCCTTGAAGATCCTGCCCTTCCACCGGAATCCATCCATCAAGCTTTTCTCCAAGCGGCCGCCGCCGTCAAATCACGCGCCGCTTCAATTTTCTCCTCCGCCGTCGACTCGGAGGACGAAGATGACGGTTGCGTCAAGGACCCGTGGTCCACCGCCAAGGAAGGCTCTGATGTAGTCGTCGGAATCGACACGGATAAAGAACCGCCGGGATCCTGCATCGTCGATAGGGGAGTCGAGGGTGGCGCGGACGAAGTTAGGGTTGCCGGAGGCGGCGGCGATGGCGCTGACGAAGTTGTGGTGGCGGGAGAAGGGAAATTGGATGAGGATGTGGGAGCTTGCGTGGATGAGTTACAAGGGTTGAATATCGAAGATGTGAAGAAAGACGGTGAAGTTAGAGAAGAAAAGGACgaagaaaacaagaaacctACCTTGGTTGAAGGGTATGCGTGA
- the LOC106773522 gene encoding ras-related protein Rab7: MASRRRMLLKVIILGDSGVGKTSLMNQYVNRKFSNQYKATIGADFLTKEVQFEDRLFTLQIWDTAGQERFQSLGVAFYRGADCCVLVYDVNVMKSFDNLNHWREEFLIQASPSDPENFPFVVLGNKIDVDGGNSRVVSEKKAKAWCASKGNIPYFETSAKEGFNVEDAFQCIAKNALKNEPEEEMYLPDTIEVGGGGRQQRSTGCEC, encoded by the exons ATGGCATCTCGCCGCCGCATGTTATTGAAGGTCATAATCCTTGGAGATAGCGG GGTCGGTAAAACATCACTGATGAATCA GTATGTGAATCGTAAATTTAGTAATCAGTATAAGGCAACCATTGGTGCAGATTTTCTCACCAAGGAGGTTCAGTTTGAAGATAGGTTGTTCACATTGCAG ATTTGGGATACTGCTGGTCAAGAGAGGTTTCAAAGTCTTGGTGTGGCTTTCTACCGTGGTGCAGACTGCTGTGTCCTTGTTTATGATGTAAATGTAATGAAATCCTTTGACAATCTCAACCACTGGCGAGAAGAATTTCTTATTCAG gCTAGTCCATCGGATCCTGAAAACTTCCCATTTGTTGTATTGGGAAACAAAATAGACGTTGATGGTGGAAACAGCAGAGTT GTTTCTGAGAAGAAAGCAAAGGCATGGTGTGCTTCAAAGGGAAACATACCATACTTCGAGACCTCTGCAAAAGAAGGATTTAATGTTGAAGATGCTTTCCAGTGCATAGCAAAAAATGCACTGAAGAATGAACCTGAAGAAGAAAT GTACCTTCCTGATACAATCGAagttggtggtggtggaaggCAACAGAGATCTACTGGTTGTGAATGTTAA